A region of the Cricetulus griseus strain 17A/GY chromosome 7, alternate assembly CriGri-PICRH-1.0, whole genome shotgun sequence genome:
GAAATTATTGAGTAATAAAATGGTGAAAATTCCCTCTTGCACAGTTAGTTGCTAAAAAGTTAAATGCTACATTCTAATAAAAACTCTACTTCTATAGTCACTATTTCTTTAGACACTGGTTCCACATTTCTATTTGAATGGAGTAAGACATGTGGGCTTTAGTAAAAATAAGCAAGTATTCACgggcaatttttttaaaacataaatcatCTTCTCACCTTCGTAGGCTGTCCCACACCAAATGCAATATAGATGCTCTTCTCGCAAGTAGCTGGTGAGTATCTGCAGTTTTTCCAGTGCCTGACAGAGGACACAGGTGCATCAGTGGCTTGCATCAACCAGGACCTTGGTTCCTGGACCTCAGTTCAGTTACTTGAGCCCAGTCTTGAACTCTTCAGGTGCACTCTCAAAGTGACTCAAGGTGTCAGAGCTGAGGTGGTATGTTTGCACATGTCTCAGCTGACTAACCATTTGTTCACAAGAGACGACTGGTGGACAAAAGAAATCATCTTTTGGCTGGCTCTGTGAtcaagttttgttgtttttttaaaaaagacagtgtctcattatgtATTCTTGGTCTGGAATtggtagaccacgctggccttgaactcacagagacctgcctgcttctgtctcctgggtgctggcattaaggtgtacaccatcatgcccagcaggAATACCCATTTTGAGTGACAGATCATGGGGCACTGAAGTAACCACTGTGACCAGTATAATCAGGACTCACAGACCTCTTTTACTCTCAAGGAATCTGTCCCTCAGGTGAGGGGAGGGGGACTGCGTCCTTCAGTCACACTTAGCAGCTCAGGGAAGCCATACATGTGTGTAAAGCAGTGAATGTTGCCGAGCAAAATTCCATATGTAAGTAACTCTGGGAATATTATTGTCCTTTCttgaaaaatcacattttaaaacttaactgtgcatatgtgtgtatatgagtctCACATGCTTGCCAGTATGTGTCAGAGGAAAATTTGGGAGAGTCAGtgctttccttccaccatgtgagtcccagggactgaacttgggtcgtCAGGGtccacagcaagtgccttcactcaCTGAGCAATCATCTACCCTGGGCTTCCttctgagtttattttctgtttgttttgtgaatgGATGAGGTCCATATTAGGATCACTTTTAGACAtttaacagaaaacaaagtcaacTGCAATCATTTACATTTGTGTctaatctgtctttttttttttaagaattatttatttatttaatttatttattatgtatacagtcttctgcctgcatgtatccctgcagtccagaagaggacaccagactatattacagatggttgggagccaccatgtggttgctgggaattgaactcaggacctttggaagaacggGCAGTGTGcacttaacccctgagccatctttccagccctaatcTATCATTTTCAGTAAACTAAAGCTAAGtggaaaaattacatgaagtttTTATTTCTGGGATAATAAAACATTCCTGGAAATCAGCAGCTCTCAACTTGGAGTTATTTTTCTCCCCAGGAACTATTAGCAATGCTGGGAACACTTTTTGGTTGTCAAATTGCAGTTGCCAGTATTTATACTCCCTGATCAATCACTCCCAATCACTCATTCTCAGACTCCTGAGAAAAGCTTAGCTGTTCTCTGTCACTCCTGTGGGCCTGAGGCACTGGAGCTCTTGGCATGGCATGCTGATGTCAGCAgtgcacattcactcaggacttcattcacTCAAGGCTTCCTCTGTTCCCTCCACAGCTGCATGCCTGGTCTCCACACTCTAGATGCCAGTTTCAGGTCAGGGTTGCTGGGGGGTAGTAGGTACAACCATCTGAGTGAGCATGCCCCAACCTGATCCtagttttcctgtgtgtgtgtctatgtgtctgtcctttctaaGTGGCAGGTGGTACTGCTACACATTCTATCATGCTGCTCACAGCAAAGAGTTACCCAGCTTCAGGTGATAATAGTGCCAAGGCCGAGATTTCTGCTACAAGGAGACAAACGGTACCCAGACATACACTCAAATCTTCACTCGTGTATTCATCTTCAtcctgttcttcctcttcctcttcctcagtctCCTCTTCAGGCTTTAACCAGTACCATGCCTCCCTGGGAACCTGAATATTCTGAAAATGcagaattattttttatgaaaCATGATACTTGTGGTGTCATAAGTATGTCTGTGTTAACATGAATTTGTCCTCCCAATTAATATTTACTGAGTGCAATTTCTCAGTAAACCATTGGACCATTAACATGAGGACTGAAAGGGCAGTTAGAATTTTGTCAGTCAAACAGGAAAGATGGGTGATGGGTGTAAAACTGTACATATAAGCTAGTTTCAGTACCTGAGAGATAAAATCTCATGGAAATACAGTGAAGTGGGACATTCCTCCCAGCTACTTATACATGGCAGAAATTATACCAATATTTAAGtgaagtcattttattttgatgCCACTGTGTTTTGTAAAAGGCAAAGATTTCTTctacaatgatttttaaaagattcctaTTTGAAATGAAAGCCCTGTATCTTAATTTCCCAACAGACACACCAAGGGGTAAGTATGAACTAAAATTATGTTATTTTGGTTAATCAAACACTATGGGGAACAGAATATCTATACATTCCAGTCCTGAGTAATGACAATTTGAATAAATGAAAGGCTAACCCTTAGCAGACAACTCAGGAAACAGGTCCCTGGAGTAAATCAGCCATTAGTGTGTCAGTCACCGCAGTAGGTGGTGCACAtcaaacaaaatcttttttttttttttttttaagacagggtttctctgtgtaactctggctgtcctggaactcactctgtagaccaggctggcctcaaactcacagatccatctgcccctgccttccGAGAActgggagaactgggattaaagccactgcctggctcaaatgaaatctttaaagGTAAAGTTTTAGAATCAAGGGgtggagattttctttcttttcttttcttttctttttttttttcttttctttcctttttaactcAATAGAAATATAAACCAAACCATCCAGATACCGAAGCCCTAGGAGACTGGAAGAAGAGCTGCCCGCCTACCTTCTGGGTATCCAGCTGCTGGCAAGCTCGCTGGCTTCTCCTCAGGTCTCCTTCGAGTTTCATCTCATCTTGCTTATTTTTCAGTCGCATCCTAAGTGAAGGGAGAATCGTAATGTCTATAGTCTCTTAACTACTTTAGTACCCAAGTACTGGGGACACACCACAATAAAGAGGATTTGAAGCAAAACCAggtcaaagaaaacatcttaCCGGAACTGCTCGGTGgccttttcttcattttggtttttcatatgaatttttctCCTGTAGTTTTCTAGCCTTTCTTCTGCTTTCCGTTTTAATAATGACTCGTGACCTATGCCACTTTTTCCTGGCCACAGACAAAAATTTTGATGAGGAATTCAGGAacttattaaaatttcaaaacacaatttagatacttaagaaagtaaATGCAGTTCTGACTTGAATATAATTATCCAAACTTATTCcattaaacagaaaacaacaggATGATTTTTCACAAAGACCACAAAGTCTCATTCAACACAGTAATtctacacacatttttaaaacttatgagttgggcagtggtggcacacaccttcaatcccagcactgggggtgggggtgggggcagaggcaggcagatctctgagttcaaggtcagcctggtctacagagtgagttccaatacAGCCAGCagtatacagagaaaccgtgtctcaaaaaacccaaaataaataggtaaataataaataaaataaaaattaggaaaataacATCAACTATCACACTTTCATAAACGTATGCCTGTTTTCTCTTGAATTAATTCaagaaatgacattaaaaatgtCATTGATAAATCTGCTTAGAACATTTTTAGCACATCACAAAAGACAAGGAAGACACTGCACTTTCCACAGCTGTAAAAATTTCCCTCCAGTTTTTTTGATTCTGGGGTCAGAGGCAGAGCCATATACTGAAAGGGCAGGCACTCTGCCAATAGGCTTCACCCTTAACTCTTAggtagggcctcactatgtagctcaggcaagCCTCCACATCTCCACCCTCCTACATCTACCTCCTAAatcctgagattacagatgtcTAATTGCAAATGACTACTCCTGGCTCCTCCataatttttatgatttaaattttatattctattaCTTCTATTTCACCAAAatgtacttaatttttttctacaaaacaactttaaaaagacTTAGAAATTTAACATTTCACTATTTCATAGGCTTCTTATGATAGCCAACTACAAGTGTGTCATCACAAAACACATTTAGCAAGCCAATCTAAGTTATTGTTATTTAATATACTAAGAAAATGACTATATACCTGTTTTGACATTGAGAGGAATTGGTTCAACAATACCATctcctagaaaaagaaaaaagaaacataaattagaaatattttatttaccacAAAGTTTAGGTCAGTCAGCATAAATGTAACATTACAGTGCTCTCTGTATATTCCATCCCAGTTTCAGTGACAATCCAAATTGAATTCTGGAAACTAATGCTCTCTTTTTCAGCTATTACCTCTCCTAATTTTAAATAActcctatctatctgtctgtctgtctatccacctACCTACGTACCTATCATCTATTCTTGAGACCAGGTCTAGCTGTCCTAGacctctctctgtagatcaggctggccctgaactcacagagatccacttgcctctatctccccagtgcACTTATGCCATTTTAGGGAGCAACATTATGGACAGACGACAGTCTTAGCAGGCAGAAATCTCAAGAGAAAACAGTCTttctatatgaaaaaaatcaaagtgattaaaacagaaaaaaaagcaaactgaagCCACAATTGACAGCCAGTATATCTTAATAAGCACTTTCATTTCCTACAAGGGAACACAGCTTCTCTAACTGGAAGGTCAGTCAGACGCTGCCATAGGCACAGAGCAAGGTGGGAAGAGCCCTATGTGGTCCCCAAAGTTGCTTCATTGCTATCTGGTCACTGTGCTTCTCTGCCCATCATCTGCTACCATTCTTCACTGCTTCTGTTGTCAGCCACTTGCCAGAGCCTTCAAGTTTAATCAGCTCATGTCAACATGTGTGGCATTTAGTCCATGTGAGAGGACAACTCTGTAAGAACTGTTAGCATTGAAGATACTAAGAAACTTAAGTGGTTATACTTTCTGTCTTATAGTTTAAAAAGCACTGTCAACTTAGGTGTCCATCAGCACACTGCCACCCAGTGGTAAAGAACAACGAGTCAGTTCCTCACGTGACTCACCACTCTTGCCCAGAGCCTGCCCACTCTTGTACCCCATCTTTTGGAGCAGAGCGAACCCTTTGTTTTCACAGCCTAGTGCATTCTTCAACCCGATGTCACGTCTTTCCTGCTCTTCTTCTTTCACACTCTTCTGCCTGTTTTTCAGATTAGCTTCCTGTTGTCTTTCTTCTTTACGACGGGCCTCCCGGATCTGCCTCAGCATTGGCACGCCTGGTCTGATATCTTCTCTGAAAAATAAAGGCAGCAGTGTAACCAAGTAGTACCCTGTTTCTCCCTGTTTTCCAGGTACACTCTTGACATTGACAGAAGGCAGAAGGGGGCACCCAAAGAGGGTTAAGAGCAGAAGCAAAATGGTTAGCGCCAAAAGAGATGAGCTAGCTCCTATTCTCTTTGTATGAACACACAGGATGCTATTCATGAAATAGTTGAGACTGATTATTTTGGAAGCAGGAGGGGGATTCAAAACAGGTTTCTTTCTGTGAagttctggctgttctagaaccctctgtagaccaggctggcctcaaactcagcaatctgcctgactctgccttaaAAATTGAAATACGTATTTAAAAATGTTCTGGGGGGAGGGGTAGCTCAGGTAGTGTCAGAGTAGTcaagagtacttgcctagcaatGAGAATGCCTGAGAATGATTCCCCACACTTCAACAACTACTCATGGCTTTTGCACACACTTGTAGACTCAATCcttaggaaacagaggcaggggaatcagctacatagtgagctggagagcagcctgggctacatgagacagcctgagctacatgagacagaccctgtctcaaaacaagcaaacacacatgactaccaccaccacccaaccaaTGTCCTTATTTTATAGTCTACATGTGTCTTCTCCATATCATCCTACTAGCCGAACACATTTACTTACTGAACATTAATGAAAGAATCTGACATGTAATCTTCTTCTTCTGCCATGTTCAACTTCATATGACAACACTGCCTACAAATCAAATGGGACAAAGTAATAGTATTATCACTATCATTTTAGTTTACCAAAGTGGAAATCAAGCATGAAGAGTGGCAATGCTACATGCTGCTCCTTTGTGCACAAAGCTAGAGAATTTCAGCACCCCACGTCCTAGAAACAGAGGAACAGCCAACCAAACACatgctaactgggaatggtgtgggcttttgaaacctcaaagcccctgttgtgacacacctcctccgaggccacaccttctaatactTCCCAAAGAAGTCctccaactggggaccaagttgGAGGGGGTACTCATTCAAAAATATGAGCCTATTGGTACCATTCTGATTCAAATCGTCACAGAAGTAAACactcttgtgttttctttcctgagaTGGGACCACCCTGTGTTCTGTCTCATGCTGGCCTGGAAGCCACTATATAGTCCAAGTTGGCCTTGGAACTTGTAATTCCCTAGTTATGAGACAAACACTCACATAATTATGTAGTATTCTCCAAAATGGTCTGCTTCTAGTAAATGTTACCTCTTGGCTTTTGATGATGTTGTGTAATCTCCAAATTGACTAGTTCATGTAACCAGCAAGATTTTGTACATTAGAGTGACTTTTGGGTCACACTGTACATTTCACTCTGTGAAGTCAGTATGGATTAATTGAAGTCTGTGCTCACATGAGAGCACTCAAGAAGGTCTATGGAGACGCCTACATGGGAGGATCTGAGGCACAAATTCGTGAGCCAAACTAGTGAAGCCTGAGGTGAATGAGACTGGATTCCAGTATTCTTACATGGAATAGTACTCACCTAGTTCATGAACAGCTCAATAGACGCAAACTGTCAGTTCCACTTTGCAGGTAGAAAAAAATAAGGCTCAATTTGGCTAAAGGACTTGTTCGAAACCACACAGAATACATACAGGTCTTGGTAATCTTGCTCCTGAAACAGAATGAGGTTATAATTGTTGTTGCTGAGCTGGATATCCATACCACAcacaggacctcacacatgcaaggaaagtattctaccactgagctaaatctctAGTCCaaactgaattattttttatttatttttcttttctggtttttctagacagggtttctctgtggcttttggaggctgtcctggaactagctcttgaagaccaggctagtctcgaactcacagagatccacctgcctctgcctcctgagtgctgggattaaaggcgtgtgccaccaatgcccggcttaaactgaattatttttaaggGAAACATTTCCACAGCGAGACATGGTGGCCCACTGGTgaaatttcagcactcaggagtttgaAGGCAGCA
Encoded here:
- the Gpatch11 gene encoding G patch domain-containing protein 11 isoform X1 encodes the protein MKLNMAEEEDYMSDSFINVQEDIRPGVPMLRQIREARRKEERQQEANLKNRQKSVKEEEQERRDIGLKNALGCENKGFALLQKMGYKSGQALGKSGDGIVEPIPLNVKTGKSGIGHESLLKRKAEERLENYRRKIHMKNQNEEKATEQFRMRLKNKQDEMKLEGDLRRSQRACQQLDTQKNIQVPREAWYWLKPEEETEEEEEEEQDEDEYTSEDLSALEKLQILTSYLREEHLYCIWCGTAYEDKEDLSSNCPGPTSADHD
- the Gpatch11 gene encoding G patch domain-containing protein 11 isoform X2, producing MKLNMAEEEDYMSDSFINVQEDIRPGVPMLRQIREARRKEERQQEANLKNRQKSVKEEEQERRDIGLKNALGCENKGFALLQKMGYKSGQALGKSGDGIVEPIPLNVKTGKSGIGHESLLKRKAEERLENYRRKIHMKNQNEEKATEQFRMRLKNKQDEMKLEGDLRRSQRACQQLDTQKNIQVPREAWYWLKPEEETEEEEEEEQDEDEYTSEDLSSSLVNKWLVS